One region of Intestinimonas massiliensis (ex Afouda et al. 2020) genomic DNA includes:
- a CDS encoding recombinase family protein gives MKVFLYIRVACADQLAAADQREELERYAKDKGYEVAAAVAADGISGVHTEGIMNFLLNEAKRQDIGTILTRDTSRISRDTSSFMRFERKFRENGIRFEYLSKPDNELPVTPMLEAFAAAYKKRRTKNGTRA, from the coding sequence ATGAAAGTATTTCTTTATATCCGCGTTGCCTGTGCGGATCAGCTTGCGGCAGCAGACCAGCGGGAAGAGCTGGAACGCTATGCGAAGGACAAAGGCTATGAGGTGGCTGCTGCTGTGGCGGCAGACGGCATCTCCGGCGTCCATACGGAAGGTATCATGAACTTCCTGCTGAACGAAGCCAAGCGTCAGGACATCGGTACGATCCTCACCCGCGACACCTCGCGAATCAGCCGGGACACTTCCTCTTTCATGAGGTTTGAGCGAAAGTTCCGGGAGAACGGCATCCGGTTCGAGTATCTGTCCAAGCCTGACAACGAGCTTCCGGTCACTCCGATGTTGGAGGCATTTGCGGCGGCGTATAAGAAGCGTCGCACAAAGAACGGCACAAGAGCGTAG
- a CDS encoding recombinase family protein has translation MTQEDLSRLGRNYIEVGKLTEEFLPLHDVRLVAVSDGVDSDEGEDDFTPFKNIMNEYYAKDISKKRRIVNKMKGNAGIPLSPPPYGYIKNPDDPRFWVIDPEAAEVVRCIYRMALDGYGLAETAAALGADGIVNPTYYWHSRSTSRGGSKSTVEPTKWGHTTIKKILTTQEYCGDVINFKSYSKSYKMKRRIENPEENRAIFLNVHEPIIDRPTWEKVQALKAGTRRKRPTVTQESSAFCGYLKCPECGGNLNFHFNQGNHDIKFFSCKNHNSGLRKCSSTHYIRPDFLEQVVLYEIHRLACFANEYENDFIKAMVGRSAKVAENDRVRKKRELDGLLARDKELDMSRLGRDYLQVGMYTDKFFPEHDVRFIAVNDGVDSAEGENEFAPFRNIMNEWYARDISRKIRSSHRLRGNTGVPLSQPMYGYIKDPENPRRWIVDEEAAQVVRYIYKLCIDGMSEYRIADHLEKQKILTPTEYWRSKGIRRSGKKGGAYKDSPYYWCKTTINKILNAREYMGDVVNFKTYSKSFKDKRRFENPEENQMIFEGVHEAIIDRQTWEMVQRTRQGNKRRQPKKVEKNMFSGLLFCAGCGRKLHFNVNHPHTEIQYFNCSNYRGNRGTCNDTHYIRADALEQVMLLELRRMTAFLQDKEEDFVKLLMSKSMQEAVKESKRRGQELRAMLARSNELDALFSKTYEDNASGKLSDERYMMITKRYDDEQLALKKKISALQAEIDEEQRSKDSAATFLRTVKKYTNIEELTPTILNELVEKIVVHQAEGVGKGRTQRLDIYYNFIGTLDTPEVAALPASVTLDTRQGVAVEYIPRKAG, from the coding sequence TTGACACAAGAAGACCTCTCCCGGCTGGGCCGGAACTACATTGAGGTGGGCAAGCTCACCGAGGAATTTCTCCCGCTCCATGATGTGCGGCTGGTGGCGGTGTCCGATGGCGTGGACAGCGACGAAGGCGAAGATGATTTTACCCCGTTCAAGAACATTATGAATGAATACTACGCCAAAGACATTTCCAAGAAGCGCCGCATCGTCAATAAGATGAAAGGCAACGCCGGGATTCCGCTTTCTCCGCCGCCCTACGGCTACATAAAGAACCCGGACGATCCCCGGTTTTGGGTGATTGACCCGGAGGCTGCCGAGGTGGTGCGCTGTATCTACCGCATGGCGCTGGACGGGTATGGGCTGGCTGAAACTGCCGCTGCCCTCGGTGCGGATGGGATTGTCAACCCGACCTACTATTGGCACAGCAGGAGTACAAGCAGGGGAGGCTCTAAAAGCACCGTGGAGCCCACAAAATGGGGACACACCACGATCAAGAAAATCTTGACCACCCAAGAATATTGCGGCGATGTCATCAACTTCAAAAGCTATTCCAAATCCTATAAAATGAAGCGCCGGATTGAAAACCCGGAGGAAAACCGGGCGATCTTCCTCAATGTCCATGAGCCTATCATTGACCGGCCAACTTGGGAAAAGGTACAGGCGTTAAAGGCCGGGACACGGCGCAAGCGTCCCACCGTTACGCAGGAGTCCAGCGCCTTTTGCGGCTATCTGAAATGCCCGGAGTGTGGCGGCAATCTGAATTTCCATTTTAACCAGGGCAACCACGACATCAAATTCTTTAGCTGTAAGAACCACAATTCCGGGCTCCGTAAATGCTCGTCTACCCACTATATCCGGCCGGACTTCTTGGAGCAGGTCGTGCTCTACGAGATCCACCGGCTGGCCTGCTTCGCTAACGAATACGAAAATGACTTCATCAAAGCGATGGTAGGTCGCTCGGCAAAGGTAGCGGAAAATGACCGGGTACGCAAGAAACGGGAGCTGGACGGACTGTTGGCCCGGGACAAGGAACTGGATATGTCACGGTTGGGCCGGGACTATTTGCAGGTTGGAATGTATACAGACAAGTTTTTCCCAGAACATGATGTGCGCTTTATCGCTGTCAACGATGGCGTGGACAGCGCCGAGGGGGAAAATGAGTTTGCACCATTCCGTAATATTATGAATGAGTGGTACGCCAGAGATATATCCCGCAAGATACGCAGTTCCCATCGGTTGCGTGGAAACACAGGCGTTCCGCTTTCCCAGCCGATGTATGGATACATCAAAGACCCGGAGAACCCCCGGCGGTGGATTGTGGACGAGGAGGCCGCCCAAGTGGTGCGATATATCTATAAGCTGTGTATCGACGGCATGAGCGAGTACCGCATTGCCGACCATTTGGAAAAGCAGAAAATTCTAACCCCCACGGAGTATTGGAGAAGTAAAGGTATCCGCAGGAGCGGAAAAAAGGGCGGCGCATACAAGGATAGCCCCTATTACTGGTGCAAGACCACCATCAACAAAATTCTCAACGCCCGTGAGTACATGGGCGATGTGGTGAACTTCAAAACCTACTCTAAGTCATTCAAAGACAAGCGACGCTTTGAGAACCCCGAGGAAAATCAAATGATTTTTGAGGGTGTCCACGAGGCAATTATTGACCGTCAAACGTGGGAAATGGTACAGCGCACCCGGCAAGGGAACAAGCGGCGTCAACCCAAGAAAGTTGAAAAGAATATGTTTTCGGGGTTGCTGTTCTGCGCTGGCTGTGGGCGTAAGTTGCATTTCAACGTCAACCACCCGCACACGGAAATCCAATACTTCAACTGCTCCAACTACCGGGGCAACCGGGGAACGTGCAACGACACCCATTATATTCGGGCCGATGCGCTGGAACAGGTCATGCTTTTGGAGCTGCGCCGCATGACTGCCTTTTTGCAGGACAAGGAGGAGGACTTTGTAAAGCTGCTGATGTCTAAATCCATGCAGGAGGCCGTCAAGGAGAGTAAACGCCGGGGGCAGGAACTTCGGGCCATGTTGGCCCGAAGTAACGAACTGGATGCCCTGTTCTCTAAGACCTACGAGGACAATGCCAGCGGCAAGCTATCCGACGAGCGGTATATGATGATTACCAAACGGTATGACGATGAACAGCTTGCTCTTAAAAAGAAAATCTCCGCTCTGCAAGCGGAGATCGACGAGGAGCAGCGGAGCAAGGACAGCGCCGCCACCTTTCTACGGACTGTCAAGAAGTACACCAATATTGAGGAGCTAACGCCGACTATTCTAAACGAGCTGGTGGAAAAAATCGTCGTTCATCAAGCCGAGGGTGTGGGAAAAGGCCGTACCCAGCGGCTTGACATCTATTACAATTTCATCGGCACCCTTGACACGCCGGAAGTTGCCGCCTTGCCCGCAAGCGTCACCCTTGACACAAGGCAAGGGGTGGCGGTTGAGTACATTCCCCGAAAGGCCGGGTGA
- a CDS encoding recombinase family protein, translating into MTVNKNKPVRVALYCRVAHESQLCIDAQKAQLTQYAHSLGHTDLTYYTDNGASGLTLDRPGFRQMEAAIRAGGVGAVLVTDFSRLGRDMWQVLRWGDSVKREGVAVLSARHPGEPLVSPIMESLYKAYASQRRKKRK; encoded by the coding sequence ATGACGGTGAATAAGAATAAGCCCGTGAGAGTAGCCCTGTACTGCCGTGTAGCCCATGAAAGCCAGCTCTGCATTGACGCACAAAAGGCCCAGCTTACGCAATATGCCCATTCGCTGGGTCATACCGACCTTACATATTACACCGACAACGGCGCAAGCGGCTTGACCCTCGACCGCCCCGGTTTTCGCCAAATGGAGGCCGCCATACGGGCCGGGGGTGTTGGTGCGGTGTTGGTAACAGACTTTTCACGATTGGGCCGTGATATGTGGCAAGTGCTACGCTGGGGCGATAGTGTCAAGCGTGAGGGCGTGGCCGTTCTTTCAGCGAGACACCCCGGTGAGCCGCTTGTATCGCCAATCATGGAGAGCCTTTACAAAGCCTATGCCAGCCAACGCCGTAAAAAAAGAAAATAG
- the lgt gene encoding prolipoprotein diacylglyceryl transferase, whose amino-acid sequence MRTVAFPGLGLEFHLDRVAFRLGDFAVYWYGIIIAVGFLLAVVYCYHKAPKLGIRQDDVIDMLFFAVPLSIIGARLYYIVFYLDLFRKEDGSLSLYKMMDIRDGGLAIYGAVIVAFFTLLIFCRVRRINFLAFADVGVFGLFIGQCIGRWGNFMNVEAFGGPTELPWRMGIDVYMDGVWQYMEVHPTFFYESMWNLAGFLLLVLISRKFRRFDGQLMLTYFAWYGFGRGIIEGLRTDSLYFFHTGIRVSQVFGFATAVVAVALLVYHLAVKKHTPEELYVNRLRAAEADREASAPQAAEDKQEDA is encoded by the coding sequence ATGAGAACCGTGGCCTTTCCAGGCCTGGGGCTGGAGTTCCACCTGGATCGGGTGGCCTTCCGCTTGGGAGACTTTGCTGTCTATTGGTATGGTATCATCATCGCTGTGGGTTTCCTGCTGGCGGTGGTCTACTGCTACCATAAGGCCCCCAAGCTGGGAATCCGGCAGGACGATGTGATCGACATGCTGTTTTTTGCCGTGCCCCTGTCCATTATCGGGGCGCGGCTCTACTACATCGTCTTTTATCTGGACCTGTTCCGTAAGGAGGACGGAAGCCTGAGCCTCTATAAAATGATGGATATCCGGGATGGCGGGCTGGCAATCTATGGGGCGGTCATCGTCGCCTTTTTTACCCTGCTGATTTTCTGCAGAGTGCGCAGAATTAATTTCCTCGCCTTTGCGGATGTAGGCGTGTTCGGACTGTTTATTGGACAGTGCATCGGTCGGTGGGGAAATTTTATGAATGTAGAGGCATTCGGCGGTCCGACGGAGCTTCCCTGGCGCATGGGAATCGACGTTTATATGGACGGAGTATGGCAGTATATGGAGGTCCACCCGACCTTTTTTTATGAATCCATGTGGAATCTGGCAGGTTTTTTGCTTCTTGTGCTGATCTCCAGGAAATTTCGAAGGTTTGACGGCCAGCTTATGCTGACCTACTTCGCCTGGTATGGTTTTGGGCGCGGGATTATCGAGGGATTGCGTACCGACAGCCTGTATTTCTTCCACACGGGCATACGGGTTTCGCAGGTTTTTGGCTTTGCTACAGCGGTGGTGGCTGTGGCGCTTCTGGTCTACCACCTGGCGGTTAAAAAGCATACGCCGGAGGAACTCTATGTGAATCGTTTGCGGGCGGCGGAAGCGGACAGGGAAGCGTCGGCTCCGCAGGCTGCAGAGGACAAGCAGGAGGATGCGTGA